A region of Nocardioides sp. JS614 DNA encodes the following proteins:
- a CDS encoding ComEC/Rec2 family competence protein: MAEVQRRRPPDLRMLLLGGVAWGGALAARALGWWLLPAALGIGLVAWPLAHGRGRAAVRTTAAVVVVAAAVGAVAVLRLDQVAHSPVARLAQEGAAVRLVGTVTSDPRRTEGRFGEVVTVRLDVREVTGRGATYALVAPVLVLADDDWADLPLGATVTGSGRLSVAEGGDLAAVLGARGPPEVVDDPDVWWDAAAAVRGSIRGAVAHRPDTQRALVPALVDGDDAAVDEALAEDFRTTGLTHLLAVSGTNLTLVVGFVLVLARWCGVRGRLLYAVGALGIVGFVLLARTEPSVLRAAVMGAVALFAMGPEGRERGSRALGVAVLALLLVRPDLAASAGFTLSVLATAGILLLAPGWRDALARWLPRWVAEAIAVPAAAQLACTPVVAAISGQVSLVAVAANLAAAPVVGPATVLGLGGGLAGLVWEPAGRLLGTLAGWCVGWLVVVATRGARLPSAALGWGTGAVALALLTLVVVAIALAGPLLLRRRSTGLGCCALLVATVLVRLPTPGWPPDGWVLVACDVGQGDALVLNAGPHAAVVVDAGPDPTLVDACLDRLDIDSVPLVVLTHFHADHVDGLPGVLDGRTVGAIETTRLLDPPVGVTEVADALAGTGLATGPAPYGATRHVGAVSFQVLWPPADSPTVGPGDGSTANEASVVLLVEVRGVRILLGGDIEPEGQAALARALPGLRVDVLKVPHHGSRYQDEDWLLSLGARVALVSVGADNDYGHPAAETLAPLEAAGVRVLRTDRDGDLAVLADRDGSGAGLSVATR, encoded by the coding sequence CGGACGGGCGGCGGTGCGCACAACCGCGGCGGTCGTCGTCGTCGCCGCCGCGGTGGGTGCGGTCGCCGTGCTGCGACTCGATCAGGTCGCCCACAGCCCGGTCGCGCGCCTCGCCCAGGAGGGCGCGGCAGTGCGCCTGGTCGGCACCGTGACCTCGGATCCGCGGCGCACCGAGGGCCGGTTCGGCGAGGTCGTGACGGTGCGCCTCGACGTCCGCGAAGTGACCGGACGCGGAGCGACGTACGCGCTCGTTGCCCCGGTGCTGGTGCTGGCCGACGACGACTGGGCGGACCTGCCGCTGGGCGCCACGGTCACGGGCAGCGGCCGGCTCTCGGTCGCTGAGGGCGGCGACCTCGCGGCGGTGCTCGGTGCCCGGGGCCCGCCGGAGGTGGTCGACGACCCGGACGTGTGGTGGGATGCCGCCGCCGCGGTCCGCGGCTCGATCCGCGGGGCCGTCGCCCACCGGCCCGACACCCAGCGGGCGCTGGTCCCCGCGCTGGTCGACGGCGACGACGCCGCCGTCGACGAGGCGCTCGCCGAGGACTTCCGGACCACCGGGCTGACCCACCTGCTCGCCGTCTCGGGCACCAACCTCACCCTGGTGGTCGGGTTCGTGCTCGTCCTCGCCCGCTGGTGCGGGGTCCGTGGCCGCCTGCTGTATGCCGTGGGCGCGCTGGGGATCGTCGGCTTCGTGCTCCTGGCCCGCACCGAGCCGAGCGTGCTGCGGGCCGCGGTGATGGGAGCGGTCGCGCTGTTCGCGATGGGTCCCGAGGGTCGGGAGCGCGGTTCCCGGGCGCTCGGCGTCGCGGTGCTCGCGCTCCTGCTGGTCCGCCCGGATCTCGCCGCGTCGGCGGGCTTCACGCTCTCGGTGCTCGCCACGGCCGGCATCCTGCTGCTCGCACCGGGCTGGCGCGACGCCCTCGCGCGCTGGCTGCCCCGCTGGGTGGCCGAGGCGATCGCGGTGCCGGCCGCGGCCCAGCTGGCCTGCACCCCGGTCGTCGCAGCGATCTCCGGCCAGGTCAGCCTGGTCGCCGTCGCTGCCAACCTGGCCGCTGCCCCTGTCGTGGGCCCGGCGACCGTGCTCGGGCTCGGCGGCGGCCTGGCGGGCCTGGTGTGGGAGCCGGCCGGCCGGCTGCTCGGGACGCTCGCCGGCTGGTGCGTCGGCTGGCTCGTCGTGGTCGCGACCCGGGGTGCCCGCCTGCCGTCCGCGGCGCTCGGATGGGGGACCGGGGCGGTCGCGCTGGCCCTACTGACCCTGGTGGTGGTGGCGATCGCGCTCGCCGGCCCACTGCTCCTGCGCCGCAGGTCCACCGGGCTGGGGTGCTGCGCGCTGCTCGTCGCGACCGTGCTGGTGCGGCTGCCGACGCCGGGCTGGCCGCCCGACGGCTGGGTCCTGGTCGCGTGCGACGTCGGCCAGGGTGACGCGCTGGTGCTCAACGCCGGGCCGCACGCCGCGGTCGTCGTCGACGCCGGACCGGACCCGACCCTGGTGGACGCCTGCCTCGACCGGCTCGACATCGACAGCGTGCCGTTGGTGGTGCTCACCCACTTCCACGCCGACCACGTCGACGGCCTGCCCGGGGTGCTCGACGGTCGCACGGTCGGCGCCATCGAGACGACCCGGCTGCTCGACCCGCCGGTGGGGGTCACCGAGGTCGCCGACGCGCTGGCCGGGACCGGGCTGGCGACCGGGCCCGCGCCGTACGGTGCCACCCGGCACGTGGGTGCGGTGTCCTTCCAGGTGCTGTGGCCACCGGCGGACTCCCCGACCGTCGGCCCCGGCGACGGGAGCACCGCCAACGAGGCCAGCGTGGTGCTGCTGGTGGAGGTGCGCGGCGTGCGGATCCTGCTGGGCGGCGACATCGAGCCCGAGGGCCAGGCCGCGCTCGCACGGGCGCTGCCGGGGCTACGGGTGGACGTGCTCAAGGTGCCCCACCACGGCAGCCGCTACCAGGACGAGGACTGGCTGCTGAGCCTCGGCGCGCGGGTGGCGCTCGTCTCGGTCGGGGCCGACAACGACTACGGCCACCCCGCCGCGGAGACCCTCGCGCCCCTCGAGGCGGCCGGCGTACGGGTGCTGCGCACCGACCGCGACGGCGACCTCGCGGTGCTCGCCGACCGCGACGGCTCGGGCGCCGGGCTGTCGGTGGCCACGCGTTAG
- the holA gene encoding DNA polymerase III subunit delta has translation MAGPSHPRAADVLGRVTLVTGKEEFLNERTVSAVRAAVRNHDAEAELSETVAGDLSLATLGELAAPSLFSSIRCVVVRALENLPEESVDGLLAYAAAPAEDVALVLVHGGGAKGSGTLTKLRKLETVTESKSGELRPSEFPSFVAAEVRSHGSTIDQEAADFLVQAVGQDLRSLSAAADQLTNDFPGQPLSVEKVKQYFGGRAEAKSFAVADAAFWGRRTAALEELRWALDGGTAPVLVTSAFAGGARGVARYKAAPRGMRDADLAREVGVPPWKLRTIRDQSRGWSDGGIARAIRAIAQADADIKGAASDPSYTLERLVLTITALRDPR, from the coding sequence ATGGCAGGCCCCTCTCACCCGCGCGCGGCGGACGTTCTCGGCCGGGTCACGCTGGTGACCGGCAAGGAGGAGTTCCTCAACGAGCGCACGGTCTCCGCCGTGCGGGCCGCCGTGCGCAACCACGACGCCGAGGCCGAGCTGTCCGAGACCGTCGCCGGCGACCTCTCGCTCGCCACGCTGGGCGAGCTGGCCGCCCCCTCGCTGTTCTCCAGCATCCGGTGCGTCGTCGTCCGGGCCCTGGAGAACCTGCCCGAGGAGTCGGTCGACGGACTGCTCGCGTACGCCGCGGCACCCGCGGAGGACGTGGCCCTGGTGCTCGTGCACGGAGGCGGCGCCAAGGGCAGCGGCACGCTCACCAAGCTGCGCAAGCTCGAGACCGTCACCGAGTCCAAGTCCGGGGAGCTGCGGCCCTCGGAGTTCCCGTCGTTCGTGGCCGCCGAGGTGCGCAGCCACGGCTCGACGATCGACCAGGAGGCGGCCGACTTCCTCGTGCAGGCGGTCGGCCAGGACCTGCGGTCGCTCTCGGCGGCCGCCGACCAGCTGACCAACGACTTCCCCGGCCAGCCGCTGAGCGTCGAGAAGGTCAAGCAGTACTTCGGCGGCCGGGCCGAGGCGAAGTCCTTCGCCGTCGCCGACGCCGCGTTCTGGGGCCGGCGCACCGCCGCCCTCGAGGAGCTGCGGTGGGCCTTGGACGGCGGCACCGCCCCGGTGCTGGTCACCTCGGCGTTCGCCGGCGGCGCCCGGGGGGTGGCGCGCTACAAGGCCGCACCGCGGGGGATGAGAGACGCCGACCTGGCCCGCGAGGTGGGCGTTCCGCCGTGGAAGCTGCGCACCATCCGCGACCAGTCCCGCGGCTGGTCCGACGGCGGCATCGCCCGCGCGATCCGCGCGATCGCCCAGGCCGACGCCGACATCAAGGGCGCAGCCAGCGACCCGTCGTACACCCTCGAGCGCCTGGTCCTCACCATCACCGCCCTCCGCGACCCCCGCTGA
- the rpsT gene encoding 30S ribosomal protein S20 has protein sequence MANIKSQIKRNKQNEKRHERNKAVKTGLKTAVRKFREAAEAGDKDTAVALGQDAARKLDKAASKGVIHKNQAANRKSAIAKKAASL, from the coding sequence GTGGCGAACATCAAGTCCCAGATCAAGCGGAACAAGCAGAACGAGAAGCGCCACGAGCGCAACAAGGCCGTGAAGACCGGCCTGAAGACCGCCGTGCGCAAGTTCCGCGAGGCCGCCGAGGCCGGCGACAAGGACACCGCCGTGGCGCTGGGCCAAGACGCCGCCCGCAAGCTCGACAAGGCCGCCTCGAAGGGTGTCATCCACAAGAACCAGGCCGCGAACCGCAAGTCCGCGATCGCCAAGAAGGCCGCCTCTCTCTGA
- a CDS encoding phosphotransferase family protein, producing MSAVRRPTTIPHGRTARRLEWPHLPPHIRSLIEQRCGSPVVEAISQGAGFTPGFASVLTCADGSRHFVKAASARAQRMFAEAYREEARKLAGLPVEAPAPRLLWVHDTADPDDWVVLGIEHVPSRQPRRPWRAEDLAACLAMTERLAATLTPPPAGLVLDDFSTEFAGWPALWADVRREHAGRAAELAARFGEVAPGGTLVHTDIRDDNLMLADDGRVLLCDWNWPVVGAAWLDTLILLIGPRGDGLDVDAVLASSPLTRDLDPEAVDIVLALVTGYFLSSAGQPVPPNSPHMRDAQRWQGEVCWEWLCERRGWRRPT from the coding sequence GTGAGCGCCGTACGCCGTCCGACGACCATCCCGCACGGCCGCACCGCCCGGCGGCTGGAGTGGCCGCACCTACCGCCGCACATCCGCTCCCTGATCGAGCAGCGGTGCGGATCACCGGTGGTCGAGGCGATCTCCCAGGGGGCCGGGTTCACGCCCGGGTTCGCCTCCGTGCTGACCTGCGCGGACGGCTCGCGGCACTTCGTGAAGGCGGCCTCGGCCCGGGCGCAGCGGATGTTCGCCGAGGCCTACCGCGAGGAGGCGCGGAAGCTGGCCGGGCTGCCCGTCGAGGCGCCCGCGCCGCGGCTGCTCTGGGTCCACGACACCGCAGACCCCGACGACTGGGTCGTGCTGGGCATCGAGCACGTCCCGTCCCGCCAGCCGCGCCGGCCCTGGCGCGCGGAGGACCTGGCCGCCTGCCTCGCGATGACCGAGCGGCTGGCGGCCACCCTGACCCCGCCGCCCGCGGGGCTGGTCCTCGACGACTTCTCCACCGAGTTCGCCGGCTGGCCGGCCCTCTGGGCCGACGTACGCCGTGAGCACGCCGGCCGGGCCGCCGAGCTGGCCGCGCGGTTCGGCGAGGTCGCCCCCGGCGGCACGCTCGTGCACACCGACATCCGCGACGACAACCTGATGCTGGCCGACGACGGCCGGGTGCTGCTGTGCGACTGGAACTGGCCGGTCGTGGGCGCGGCCTGGCTGGACACCCTGATCCTGCTGATCGGCCCGCGCGGCGACGGTCTGGACGTGGACGCCGTGCTCGCGAGCTCACCGCTGACCCGCGACCTCGACCCCGAGGCCGTCGACATCGTGCTGGCCCTGGTCACCGGCTACTTCCTCTCGTCCGCGGGCCAGCCGGTGCCGCCGAACTCCCCGCACATGCGCGACGCCCAACGCTGGCAGGGCGAGGTGTGCTGGGAGTGGCTCTGCGAGCGGCGCGGGTGGCGCCGGCCCACCTGA
- the lepA gene encoding translation elongation factor 4 yields the protein MAPSPSARRESPVPTNTAPLPGHTDPAIIRNFCIIAHIDHGKSTLADRMLQLTGVVDERSARAQYLDRMDIERERGITIKSQAVRMPWTVPAGNAAGAEPGTYVLNMIDTPGHVDFTYEVSRSLEACEAAILLVDAAQGIEAQTLANLYLAMGADLHIIPVLNKIDLPGANPEKYAAELAGLVGCEPEDVLRVSAKTGDGVADLLNEIVHQTPPPVGEADRPARALIFDSVYDTYRGVVTYVRVVDGRLTHRDRIKMMSTGATHELLELGVISPEQVKATEIGVGEVGYLITGVKDVRQSRVGDTVTTQNHGATEALGGYKHPNPMVYAGLYPIDGDQFGDLREALEKLQLNDAALTYEPETSGALGFGFRCGFLGLLHMEITRDRLEREFDLDLISTAPNVVYHVQMEDGSEVEVTNPSEFPDGKIAEIREPVVRATILSPSDYIGTIMELCQTKRGSLQGMDYLSEDRVEMRYTLPMGEIVFDFFDQLKSRTKGYASLDYERSGEQAADLVKVDVLLQGEPVDAFSAIVHREAAYSYGVMMAGKLKELIPRQQFEVPIQAAIGARVIARENIRAIRKDVLAKCYGGDISRKRKLLEKQKAGKKRMKNIGTVEVPPEAFIAALSNAPTSEKTKK from the coding sequence ATGGCGCCGTCCCCGTCCGCTCGACGAGAGTCACCTGTGCCCACGAACACCGCGCCGCTCCCCGGCCACACCGATCCCGCGATCATCAGGAACTTCTGCATCATCGCGCACATCGACCACGGCAAGTCGACGCTGGCCGACCGGATGCTGCAGCTGACCGGTGTCGTCGACGAGCGCAGCGCCCGGGCGCAGTACCTCGACCGGATGGACATCGAGCGCGAGCGCGGCATCACGATCAAGAGCCAGGCCGTGCGGATGCCGTGGACCGTGCCGGCCGGCAACGCCGCGGGCGCCGAGCCCGGCACCTACGTGCTCAACATGATCGACACCCCCGGGCACGTCGACTTCACCTACGAGGTCTCCCGCTCGCTGGAGGCCTGCGAGGCCGCGATCCTGCTGGTCGACGCCGCCCAGGGCATCGAGGCCCAGACGCTCGCGAACCTCTACCTCGCGATGGGCGCGGACCTGCACATCATCCCGGTGCTCAACAAGATCGACCTGCCGGGCGCGAACCCCGAGAAGTACGCCGCCGAGCTGGCCGGTCTGGTCGGCTGTGAGCCCGAGGACGTGCTGCGGGTCAGCGCGAAGACCGGCGACGGCGTGGCGGACCTCCTCAACGAGATCGTCCACCAGACGCCGCCGCCGGTGGGGGAGGCGGACCGCCCGGCACGGGCGCTGATCTTCGACTCCGTCTACGACACCTACCGCGGCGTGGTCACGTACGTGCGGGTGGTCGACGGCAGGCTCACCCACCGCGACCGGATCAAGATGATGTCGACGGGCGCGACCCACGAGCTGCTCGAGCTCGGTGTGATCAGCCCCGAGCAGGTCAAGGCCACCGAGATCGGGGTCGGCGAGGTCGGCTACCTGATCACCGGCGTGAAGGACGTCCGCCAGTCGCGGGTCGGCGACACCGTCACCACCCAGAACCACGGGGCCACCGAGGCGCTCGGCGGCTACAAGCACCCGAACCCGATGGTGTACGCCGGGCTCTACCCGATCGACGGCGACCAGTTCGGCGACCTGCGCGAGGCGCTGGAGAAGCTCCAGCTCAACGACGCGGCGCTCACCTACGAGCCGGAGACGTCGGGCGCGCTGGGCTTCGGCTTCCGCTGTGGCTTCCTCGGGCTGCTGCACATGGAGATCACCCGGGACCGGCTGGAGCGGGAGTTCGACCTCGACCTGATCTCCACGGCGCCCAACGTGGTCTACCACGTCCAGATGGAGGACGGCTCCGAGGTCGAGGTGACCAACCCCAGCGAGTTCCCCGACGGCAAGATCGCCGAGATCCGCGAGCCCGTCGTACGCGCCACGATCCTGAGCCCGAGCGACTACATCGGCACGATCATGGAGCTGTGCCAGACCAAGCGCGGCAGCCTCCAGGGCATGGACTACCTCTCCGAGGACCGCGTGGAGATGCGCTACACGCTGCCGATGGGCGAGATCGTCTTCGACTTCTTCGACCAGCTGAAGTCGCGCACCAAGGGCTACGCCTCGCTCGACTACGAGCGCTCCGGCGAGCAGGCGGCCGATCTCGTCAAGGTCGACGTCCTGCTCCAGGGTGAGCCGGTCGACGCGTTCTCGGCGATCGTGCACCGCGAGGCGGCGTACTCCTACGGCGTGATGATGGCCGGCAAGCTCAAGGAGCTGATCCCGCGCCAGCAGTTCGAGGTGCCGATCCAGGCCGCCATCGGCGCCCGCGTGATCGCGCGGGAGAACATCCGCGCGATCCGCAAGGACGTGCTCGCCAAGTGCTACGGCGGCGACATCAGCCGCAAGCGCAAGCTGCTGGAGAAGCAGAAGGCCGGCAAGAAGCGGATGAAGAACATCGGCACCGTCGAGGTGCCGCCGGAGGCGTTCATCGCCGCGCTCTCCAACGCGCCCACCTCGGAGAAGACCAAGAAGTAG
- a CDS encoding aminoglycoside phosphotransferase family protein — MIPPGFSAYAARGADWAAFLDRLPGLVRDLLEEWQLTEDGPATHGFCALVLPVRTAGGRPAVLKMSWPHWEAEHEHLALQRWHGAGAVELLRADPYRYALLLERLHPEDLRDLWDVEACAVVGALYERLHVPAPPQLVTLSSCVARWGVELAALPRDAPLPRRLVEQAASLCRSLAADEATDGRLVHTDLHYENVLAADREPWLAIDPKPLSGDPHYEVAPMLWNRWDDLLSASRSVRDGIRLRFHTLVDVAGLDERRARDWVVVRMLCNALWRLQDPPGVHRSTPTGEYLTRCVTVAKSVQD, encoded by the coding sequence GTGATCCCGCCAGGGTTCTCGGCGTACGCCGCGCGCGGCGCGGACTGGGCCGCGTTCCTCGATCGTCTTCCCGGGCTGGTCCGCGACCTGCTGGAGGAGTGGCAGCTCACGGAGGACGGGCCCGCGACACACGGCTTCTGCGCTCTGGTGCTGCCGGTGCGGACGGCCGGCGGGCGCCCGGCGGTGCTCAAGATGAGCTGGCCGCACTGGGAGGCCGAGCACGAGCACCTGGCGCTCCAGCGCTGGCACGGCGCCGGCGCGGTCGAGCTGCTCCGGGCCGACCCGTACCGGTACGCGCTGCTGCTGGAGCGGCTGCACCCGGAGGACCTGCGCGACCTGTGGGACGTCGAGGCGTGCGCCGTCGTCGGTGCGCTGTACGAGCGGCTGCACGTGCCGGCCCCGCCCCAGCTGGTGACCCTGTCCTCGTGCGTGGCTCGGTGGGGCGTCGAGCTCGCCGCGCTCCCGCGGGACGCGCCGCTGCCGCGCCGGCTGGTGGAGCAGGCGGCGTCGCTGTGCCGGAGCCTGGCGGCCGACGAGGCGACCGACGGGCGGCTGGTGCACACCGACCTGCACTACGAGAACGTGTTGGCGGCCGATCGGGAGCCGTGGCTGGCGATCGACCCGAAGCCGCTCAGCGGAGACCCCCACTACGAGGTCGCGCCGATGCTGTGGAACCGGTGGGACGACCTGCTCTCGGCGTCCCGGAGCGTGCGGGACGGGATCCGGCTGCGGTTCCACACCCTCGTCGACGTGGCCGGGCTCGACGAGCGCCGGGCCCGCGACTGGGTCGTGGTCCGGATGCTGTGCAATGCGCTGTGGCGGCTGCAGGACCCGCCCGGGGTGCACCGGAGCACCCCGACCGGGGAGTACCTGACCCGGTGCGTGACCGTGGCGAAATCGGTGCAGGATTGA
- a CDS encoding MOSC domain-containing protein, translated as MAVVGILHSVNVGRDRDAPYANLGHSGMNKQPVAGRVAVRALGLDGDQVGDTVHHGGVDQAVYVFAREDLDRWAVELGQDIRDGMFAENLTTRGIDVNEAEVGERWRIGTAELEVASVRIPCNDFKSWMGVGGYDNRAWVKRFAATGRPGPYLRVLVEGEVGAGDEIAVVHRPGHGVTVSTMFRALTTETDLLPDLLRVEGLVEQARVTAEKYVAARG; from the coding sequence ATGGCCGTCGTGGGCATCCTGCACTCCGTCAACGTGGGCCGCGACCGGGACGCGCCGTACGCGAACCTGGGGCACTCCGGCATGAACAAGCAGCCGGTCGCGGGCCGGGTGGCCGTGCGCGCCCTCGGACTCGACGGGGACCAGGTGGGCGACACCGTCCACCACGGTGGCGTCGACCAGGCGGTGTACGTCTTCGCCCGCGAGGACCTGGACCGGTGGGCGGTCGAGCTCGGGCAGGACATCCGGGACGGGATGTTCGCGGAGAACCTCACCACCCGGGGCATCGACGTCAACGAGGCCGAGGTCGGGGAGCGGTGGCGGATCGGCACCGCGGAGCTCGAGGTCGCCAGCGTGCGGATCCCGTGCAACGACTTCAAGAGCTGGATGGGCGTGGGCGGCTACGACAACCGGGCCTGGGTGAAGCGGTTCGCCGCCACCGGGCGGCCCGGGCCCTACCTGCGGGTGCTCGTGGAGGGCGAGGTCGGTGCCGGCGACGAGATCGCGGTGGTCCACCGGCCCGGGCACGGGGTCACGGTGTCGACGATGTTCCGGGCGCTGACGACCGAGACCGACCTGCTGCCGGACCTCCTGCGCGTCGAGGGACTGGTCGAGCAGGCCCGGGTGACGGCCGAGAAGTACGTCGCGGCGCGCGGCTGA
- a CDS encoding AMP-dependent synthetase/ligase: protein MTAQASSAPNYDAGFVDNLTQNFALQFLDRVAASAEREAFRYPRGEAWESVTWKQAGDLVEKLAAGLLALGLESEQRVGIAAGTRYEWILADLAIMCAAGATTTVYPSTNAEDTAYILSDSECRVVFAEDDEQIAKLKEHRNELPHLGKIVTFDGTTDGDWVIGLDDLAKLGEAYLAEHPGVVEETVRSIAPDQLATLIYTSGTTGRPKGVRLLHRSWVYEGTAIQVQDILHEDDLQFLWLPMAHSFGKVLLSAQLACGFATAIDGRVDKIVDNLGVVKPTFMGAAPRIFEKAHGRIVTMQAAEGGAKEKIFKKAFEVGVKVDQLKREGRSVPLLLGVQHGLFDKLVFSKVRERFGGRVRFFISGSAALNAEIAEWFHAAGILILEGYGMTENAAGATVNHPADYKIGSVGPALPGSEVKIGENDEVLLRGPHVMAGYHNLPEETAATLTADGWLHTGDKGSLDADGFLTITGRIKDLFKTSGGKYVAPSAIESKFKAVCPYASQFLVFGNERNYVVALITLDPDAMAGWAEENGMGGASYTDIVNSDQVQKMVGEYVDELNSRLNRWETIKKWRLLDHDLTIESGELTPSMKVKRNIVEKNNQELIDSLYQG, encoded by the coding sequence ATGACCGCCCAAGCCAGCAGCGCCCCCAACTACGACGCCGGCTTCGTCGACAACCTCACCCAGAACTTCGCCCTCCAGTTCCTCGACCGGGTCGCCGCGTCCGCGGAGCGGGAGGCGTTCCGGTACCCGCGAGGGGAGGCGTGGGAGTCGGTCACCTGGAAGCAGGCCGGCGACCTCGTCGAGAAGCTCGCCGCCGGCCTGCTCGCCCTGGGGCTGGAGTCCGAGCAGCGGGTCGGCATCGCGGCCGGCACCCGCTACGAGTGGATCCTCGCCGACCTGGCGATCATGTGCGCGGCCGGCGCGACGACCACCGTGTACCCGTCGACCAACGCCGAGGACACGGCGTACATCCTGAGCGACTCCGAGTGCCGGGTCGTCTTCGCCGAGGACGACGAGCAGATCGCGAAGCTCAAGGAGCACCGCAACGAGCTGCCGCACCTGGGCAAGATCGTCACGTTCGACGGGACCACCGACGGCGACTGGGTGATCGGGCTCGACGACCTCGCGAAGCTGGGCGAGGCCTACCTCGCCGAGCACCCGGGCGTCGTCGAGGAGACCGTGCGCTCGATCGCGCCGGACCAGCTCGCGACCCTCATCTACACCTCCGGCACCACCGGCCGGCCCAAGGGCGTGCGGCTGCTGCACCGGTCCTGGGTCTACGAGGGCACCGCCATCCAGGTGCAGGACATCCTGCACGAGGACGACCTGCAGTTCCTGTGGCTGCCGATGGCGCACTCCTTCGGCAAGGTGCTGCTCTCGGCGCAGCTGGCCTGCGGCTTCGCCACCGCCATCGACGGACGCGTCGACAAGATCGTCGACAACCTGGGGGTCGTCAAGCCGACGTTCATGGGTGCCGCGCCGCGCATCTTCGAGAAGGCGCACGGCCGCATCGTCACCATGCAGGCCGCCGAGGGCGGCGCCAAGGAGAAGATCTTCAAGAAGGCCTTCGAGGTCGGCGTCAAGGTCGACCAGCTCAAGCGCGAGGGCCGCTCGGTGCCGCTGCTGCTGGGCGTCCAGCACGGGCTGTTCGACAAGCTGGTCTTCAGCAAGGTCCGCGAGCGGTTCGGCGGCCGGGTGCGGTTCTTCATCTCCGGCTCCGCCGCGCTGAACGCCGAGATCGCCGAGTGGTTCCACGCCGCCGGCATCTTGATCCTCGAGGGCTACGGCATGACCGAGAACGCCGCGGGCGCCACGGTCAACCACCCGGCCGACTACAAGATCGGCTCCGTCGGGCCGGCGCTCCCCGGGAGCGAGGTGAAGATCGGCGAGAACGACGAGGTGCTGCTGCGCGGCCCGCACGTGATGGCCGGCTACCACAACCTGCCCGAGGAGACCGCGGCGACGCTCACCGCCGACGGGTGGCTGCACACCGGCGACAAGGGCAGCCTCGACGCCGACGGCTTCTTGACCATCACCGGACGGATCAAGGACCTCTTCAAGACCTCCGGCGGCAAGTACGTCGCGCCGTCGGCGATCGAGTCGAAGTTCAAGGCCGTCTGCCCCTACGCCAGCCAGTTCCTGGTCTTCGGCAACGAGCGCAACTACGTGGTCGCGCTGATCACCCTCGACCCCGACGCGATGGCCGGCTGGGCGGAGGAGAACGGGATGGGCGGGGCGTCGTACACCGACATCGTCAACTCCGACCAGGTCCAGAAGATGGTGGGGGAGTACGTCGACGAGCTGAACTCCCGGCTGAACCGCTGGGAGACCATCAAGAAGTGGCGGCTGCTCGACCACGACCTGACCATCGAGTCCGGTGAGCTGACCCCCTCGATGAAGGTCAAGCGCAACATCGTGGAGAAGAACAACCAGGAGCTCATCGACTCGCTGTACCAGGGCTGA